CCGAGCGGAGTGGGCGGCTTCATCATGAAGGCGGGCAGCTCGTCGACGATCACCGAGTTCGACATCTGGATGCTGCGCGACTGGTGGCGGCACCTGAAGAACCGCTACGGAAGGTGACGCACATGCCCACGCCCTCTCGTCGGGCCGTGTTGCACGCGGGGGCGGTGGTCGCCGCGGCGGCCACCGCCCTGCCCGCCGCCACCGCGCACGCCTCAGCCCCGACCACTGCCGCCGCGCGACCCGACATCGGCGTCTCGGCGGAGCCCTTCCCGCTCGGCGCGGTGAGCCTGCTCGCCGGACCGTTCCAGTCCAACACCGGGCGCACCCACACGTACCTGAAGTTCCTGGACCCGGAACGCCTGCTGCACACGTTCCGGCTCAACGTCGGCCTGCCGTCCACGGCCGTCGCGTGCGGCGGGTGGGAGTCGCCGACCACCGAGCTGCGCGGCCACTCCACCGGTCACGTGCTGACGGCGCTCGCGCAGGCCTACGCCCGCACCGGCGACACCGCGTTCCGCACCAAGGGCGACCACCTCGTCGCCCAGCTCGCCGTGTGCCAGGACCGGGCGCAGGCCGCCGGGTACAACACCGGCTACCTGTCCGCGTTCCCGGAGAGCTTCATCACCAGGGTCGAGGAACGCCAAGCCGTCTGGGCGCCGTACTACACGTTGCACAAGATCATGGCCGGGTTGCTGGACATGCACCTGCTGGCGGGCAACGCCCAGGCGCTCACCGTGCTCACCCGGATGGCCGCCTGGGTCGGCTGGCGCAACGGCAGGCTCACCCTCGCCCAGCGGCAGGCGATGTTGAGGACCGAGTTCGGCGGCATGAACGAGGTGCTGGCGAACCTGTACCAGCTCACCGGCGACCCGGCGCACCTCACCGCCGCGCAGTACTTCGACCACGCCGAGATCTTCGACCCGTTGGCCGCCAACACCGACGCGCTCAACGGCTACCACGCCAACACTCAGATCCCCAAGGCGCTGGGCGCGATCCGCGAGTACCACGCCACCGGTCTGGCCCGGTACCGCGACATCGCCACCAACTTCTGGCACATCGTCGTCGGCGCGCACACCTACGCCATCGGCGGCAACTCCAACGGCGAGTACTTCAAGACGCCGGGCCGGATCGCGTCGGAGCTGTCGGACCACACGTGCGAGTGCTGCAACACCTACAACATGCTCAAGCTGACCCGGCAGCTGTTCCGCACCGACCAGCGCGCGCACTACTTCGACTTCTACGAGAAGGCCCTCTACAACCACCTGCTCGGCGCGCAGAACCCGGCGTCGGCGCACGGCCACCACAGCTACTACGTTCCGCTGAGGCCAGGCGGTCAGCGTACCTACAGCAACGACTACTACGACTTCACGTGCTGCCACGGCACCGGCATGGAGACCAACTCCAAGCACGGCGACAGCGTCTACTTCCACGCGGGCAACACGTTGTACGTCAACCTGTTCATCGCCTCCGTGCTCACCTGGCCCGGCCGGGGGATCACGGTGCGGCAGGACACCGGCTTCCCCGAGTCGCCCACGACCCGGCTCACCGTCACCGGTTCCGGCCCGATCGACCTGCGGGTGCGCATCCCGTCCTGGGCGGCCGGCTCCCAGCTCCGGCTCAACGGCGCGGTGCAGGACGTGCCGGTCGTGCCCGGCACCTACGCGCGGCTGAATCGGACCTGGGCGAGCGGTGACGTGGTGGAGGTCGGCCTGCCGATGACGTTGACCCGGGAGAGCACCCCGGACAACCCGGCCGTGCAGGCGGTCCGGCACGGCCCGATCGTGCTGGCGGGCGGGTACGGGA
This is a stretch of genomic DNA from Saccharothrix ecbatanensis. It encodes these proteins:
- a CDS encoding glycoside hydrolase family 127 protein, which translates into the protein MPTPSRRAVLHAGAVVAAAATALPAATAHASAPTTAAARPDIGVSAEPFPLGAVSLLAGPFQSNTGRTHTYLKFLDPERLLHTFRLNVGLPSTAVACGGWESPTTELRGHSTGHVLTALAQAYARTGDTAFRTKGDHLVAQLAVCQDRAQAAGYNTGYLSAFPESFITRVEERQAVWAPYYTLHKIMAGLLDMHLLAGNAQALTVLTRMAAWVGWRNGRLTLAQRQAMLRTEFGGMNEVLANLYQLTGDPAHLTAAQYFDHAEIFDPLAANTDALNGYHANTQIPKALGAIREYHATGLARYRDIATNFWHIVVGAHTYAIGGNSNGEYFKTPGRIASELSDHTCECCNTYNMLKLTRQLFRTDQRAHYFDFYEKALYNHLLGAQNPASAHGHHSYYVPLRPGGQRTYSNDYYDFTCCHGTGMETNSKHGDSVYFHAGNTLYVNLFIASVLTWPGRGITVRQDTGFPESPTTRLTVTGSGPIDLRVRIPSWAAGSQLRLNGAVQDVPVVPGTYARLNRTWASGDVVEVGLPMTLTRESTPDNPAVQAVRHGPIVLAGGYGTTNLTSMPTLQPATLRATTTPLRYTATASTGQVTLLPFYQLHGQRYTVYWNVTDTPAPPPFIAHYPFDEAAGSVAADATGNGRTATLAGGAKWTTGRSGSAVDLGGSGEHVLLPAGLLTGATAFSVATWVWLGSVTTWSRVFDFGTGPTTCLFLTPRSSAGGLRFAITTGGAGAEQRIDAPAPLPSGAWTHVAVTQVGNVGVLYVNGVETARNTALTLRPSALGSTTQNWIGRSQYAGDPYLDGAVDGFRVYGRALTASEVADLNATGR